In one window of Cydia fagiglandana chromosome 1, ilCydFagi1.1, whole genome shotgun sequence DNA:
- the LOC134663929 gene encoding transcription initiation factor IIE subunit beta, giving the protein MDPALLREREAFKKKALATPSVEKKRRDDSSHAKDDSKKKSKPSSSSVSSAPKLDASNYKTMSGSSSYRFGVLARIVRHMRARHQEGDDHPLTLDEVLDETNQLDVGNKVKQWLQTEALQNNPKIECTPDGKYNFKPVYKIKDKKSLLRLLKQQDLKGLGGILLEDVQESLPHCDRALKNLAQEILYITRPTDKKKILFYNDKTATLDVDEEFVKLWRATAVDAMDDAKIEEYLEKQGIKSMQDHGPRKPLAPKRKKASQKKRQFKKPRDNEHLADVLETYEDNTLTQKGVSIK; this is encoded by the exons ATGGACCCAGCTCTGCTTCGAGAACGGGAGGCTTTCAAGAAAAAGGCACTTGCGACACCCAG TGTTGAAAAGAAGAGAAGAGATGATTCGTCACACGCCAAAGATGATAGCAAGAAGAAATCAAAACCATCATCAAGCTCGGTCAGCTCTGCGCCGAAGCTTGATGCCTCCAA CTATAAAACCATGTCAGGCAGCTCATCATACAGATTTGGTGTGCTGGCCCGCATTGTGCGTCACATGAGAGCTAGACACCAGGAGGGTGACGACCATCCCCTGACACTAGATGAAGTACTTGATGAGACGAACCAGTTGGATGTTGGTAATAAAGTTAAACAA TGGTTACAAACAGAGGCACTTCAAAATAATCCAAAAATAGAATGCACTCCAGATGGTAAATACAATTTCAAACCAGTATACAAGATAAAGGATAAGAAATCCCTACTCAG ATTATTAAAACAACAAGATCTAAAAGGTTTGGGGGGGATTTTGCTGGAAGATGTTCAAGAATCTCTGCCACATTGTGATAGAGCACTCAAAAACTTGGCTCAGGAAATCCTGTATATTACCAGACCTACTGACAAGAAGAAGATTCTATTTTATAATGATAAGACTGCAACATTAGAT GTTGATGAAGAGTTTGTAAAACTTTGGCGCGCTACTGCTGTTGATGCCATGGATGATGCCAAAATCGAAGAATACCTGGAGAAACAAGGCATAAAGTCAATGCAAGATCATGGGCCAAGGAAACCGCTTGCTCCAAAACGTAAAAAGGCATCACAAAAGAAAAGGCAATTCAAAAAACCAAGGGACAATGAGCATTTGGCAGATGTTTTGGAA